In Hydra vulgaris chromosome 06, alternate assembly HydraT2T_AEP, a genomic segment contains:
- the LOC100201016 gene encoding uncharacterized protein LOC100201016 isoform X2 has protein sequence MTYIIFLFLFKVLAEVSLQEIPLNNNKHLNVDELQLSPGGSYFYANYLVQNRPVIIRGASKNWDSVRNWDNRSYVKEKFDKLFIKSLYGDISTFENVLFENEEFVGFLPKESTILYDVHLPLVLHCNEFIQKITGVKLHIRESRKAKITLSTVENFIAPLFSNLSVIIFDVYDSNANMKNMKSIESWDMMHNDLSLLNISYSMMTIFPGDILYVPVHKWYYVSPKDLASYINIQVDFFEQDFSSDFTQALIHYKEFLLKQSKHLSCNNTKISFKDILEIDFNDDLAVLNLRIPKKNERPEDITLVTGNKMPVLGLGTAFLEDKTKDAIKYALEVGYRLFDLAYGYPGSEVGFATAISESSVSRDNVFVVTKLHPMFLGYNETLHAIELSLKNLNTSYINLYLIHSVICDDLFLKCSKEPNGTWKETWRAMEQAKREGKLRDIGVSNFNTTMLSELIDWAVEPVSVVQNWFDPFHTDRPLRKLCAQHNIRYMGYSTLGSRWQFANILDYNPVLESDIISSVSAHYDYVPTHVVLRWAIHNNVTVIPRSATPNHIAQNFRTLDLVLHPADIQALDELGIWMDELLGEDDEDYN, from the exons ATGACTTATATTATCTTCCTTTTTTTGTTCAAAGTATTAGCAGAGGTATCCCTGCAAG AAATTCCTTTGAATAAcaacaaacatttaaatgttgatGAGTTACAACTCTCTCCTGGCGGATCCTACTTTTATGCAAATTATCTGGTGCAAAATCGTCCAGTTATAATaagag gtgcatCAAAAAATTGGGATTCCGTTCGTAATTGGGATAACAGATCATACGTAAAAGAGaaatttgataaattgtttattaaatcaCTTTATGGAGACATTTCaacatttgaaaatgttttatttgaaaatgaagAATTTGTAGGTTTTCTTCCAAAAGAGAGTACCATTCTTTATGATGTTCATCTGCCATTAGTTTTACACTGTAATGAGTTTATACAAA AGATTACTGGTGTCAAGCTTCATATTCGTGAGAGTAGAAAAGCCAAAATCACCTTAAGCACAGTTGAAAATTTCATAGCtccacttttttcaaatttatctgtaattatttttgatgtGTATGATTCCAACGCCAACATGAAAAACATGAAATCAATCGAATCTTGGGATATGATGCATAATGATCTAAGTTTACTCAATATTTCTTATTCAATGATGACTATTTttccag GCGACATATTGTATGTTCCTGTACATAAGTGGTATTATGTATCTCCTAAAGACTTAgcaagttatataaatattcaagTCGATTTTTTTGAGCAAGATTTTTCTAGCGACTTTACCCAA GCTTTGATCCATTATaaggagtttttattgaaacaGTCGAAGCATCTATCATGTAACAACacaaagatttcttttaaagacATTCTTGAAATAGATTTCAATGATGATTTAGCTGTTTTGAATTTAagaataccaaaaaaaaatgaacgacCTGAAGATATAACTCTTGTAACaggaaataaaa tgccAGTCTTAGGTTTAGGAACAGCTTTTCTGGAAGATAAAACAAAAGATGCAATAAAGTATGCGTTAGAAGTTGGATATAG GTTATTTGATCTTGCTTATGGCTACCCTGGATCAGAAGTTGGATTTGCTACCGCCATTTCAGAGAGTAGTGTATCACGAGATAATGTTTTTGTGGTTACAAAGTTACACCCAATGTTTCTTGGATATAATGAGACATTACATGCTATTGAGCTTtccttaaaaaatttgaatacaaGTTACATAAACCTGTACCTTATTCATTCAGTAATTTGTGATGACCTTTTCTTAAAATGCTCTAAag AACCAAATGGCACGTGGAAAGAAACCTGGCGCGCAATGGAGCAAGCAAAAAGGGAAGGGAAGTTGCGAGACATAGGTgtatcaaattttaatactaCTATGCTTAGCGAGCTGATTGATTGGGCTGTTGAACCTGTCTCCGTTGTTCAAAATTGGTTCGACCCTTTTCATACAGATAGACCTTTGAGAAAACTATGCGCTCAACATAATATTCGTTATATGGGATACTCAACTTTGG GTTCTCGTTGgcaatttgcaaatattttggaCTACAATCCTGTTTTAGAAAGTGACATAATATCATCCGTCTCAGCTCATTATGACTATGTTCCCACACACGTTGTTTTGCGATGGGCTATTCATAATAACGTTACAGTTATTCCACG CTCGGCCACCCCAAATCATATAGCACAAAATTTTCGAACTTTGGACCTTGTTCTTCATCCGGCAGATATTCAGGCTTTAGATGAATTAGGAATTTGGATGGATGAGCTGTTAggtgaagatgatgaagattaCAATTGA